The nucleotide window AAAAATGATGACTCAGTAGTGGGtaatatacagaaatgggaattTGTTAAATTCAAAATCAGAGAATTCACTATAAAATTCTGCAAAGAACTGAACAGGGAAAAACGGGAATATGAAAGTAATTTACTTCGTGAAATAACTCAGTGCTGtagtaaagaaaaactaaacGTGCAAGAGAAGAATAAATTGATGGAGTTACAAACTAAATTGGACGATCTTTACCTAGAGAAAGCCCACGGTGACTTTATAAGATCGAGAGCCAAGTGGATTGAGGCAGGTGAAAAGAATAGTGAttggatttccggctctttttagagaaccggctctttcggctcagatcactaaaaagagccggctctttcggctccgaaccggctcttcaggttgttttattgctttaagtaatttattattaacaacaatataaaatcatGCACACAATGAActactaatgtaaaaaatgtcttttttatttataaatgtttatcatATAAATATTCTTGTATTTATTCACAgcacacaaaatgtaaaaaaaaataaaaattataagtacaaaaaccaactatttacaattcaacttttttccttttaaattttcagcttttttccttttaaaccaaTTCAAAAcgaaagaacacaaaacactacaaaccacaacacaataaaatatcaattaaaatatgcaaaacaaaaagaaaacatgaacaaCCAGATCTTTAATTGACGGAAAGGTTGGCATTCAGGAATATCAAGTGCCTTAGCTTTGAGGAGCTGATCCGGTTTCTTCTGTCATTCATTATCTGTCCTGTTTTGGAGAAGATTCTCTCTGAGGGGACTGATGTTGCTACAATGCAAAGTCTCCGTGTCATCACCTGGGTAAGACGTGGATAAGTATAAGCCTTTGTCTCCCAccagctcagtggatctgcacttcTCTGGCAAAGGGGCTCATCAATGTAGGATCTCACTTCCAGTATTACATCTGCTGAGGGATTCCTTCTGGTAGTGTCTCTATTTGCTCGTTCTTCAAAGAACCTCCAAACAGCAGATGCTTGTTGCTCCTTTTGTTCATCCTCTTCTGCCTCTTCTCCCTCTTGGTTCCCTGGCAGTGGAGTTGGTTGGCTGGATCTTGCTGCTGCAGTTATTCTCTGAAGAGCTTCATCCACCGCTCTGTTGTCATTAAAGACCAGCTTCTTGAATCTTGGATCAAGAATGGTGGTTTCAGAGAGAACAGCATTATATTCCATTCTGTGGAATTTTCTGTCCATGGATGCACAGAGAGCATCCACCAACTCTTTCACTTTTCCAGTAGTTACTCTGGTTTGGTGTTCAGCTGTCACTCTCTGCAGACCCTTGCACAGGATTAACATTTTGGAGGCTGTGACATGGCTGAAAAAGAGTACATAACAAGTTTCAAAattatgcttttttaaaattcagcagtatattattatttatgatCATGTCTAATCTACTTTTCATACCAGCAATGCAACTAACTAcgactactactaataataataataatgcaataACATTTGCACACTCACCTGTCTGCACTGATCTCCACGGTGACCTGCTCAAATGGCTCCAAAACAGTGCATGCCTGCTGTAGTACCTCCCATTCCTCATGGCTCAGAGGGTCAACCGGTGCATTGATAACTGCCAGGGTAGAGATGACAGCATCCTTGGACTCCAGAATCCGTTTTAGCATATGAAAGGTTGAGTTCCACCTTGTGATACATTCTTGTTTGAGCTTTAGCTCAGGCATGCCCATCTGTTGTTGGGTAGATTTGAGCTTGTGTGTGGCTGTTGTGCTCCTGTGGAAAAATTCCACTATTGCCTTCACTTTGTCCACAGCTGGCTTCATCACCTTCAAAGCATCTCTCACAACAAGGTTAATTGTGTGCGCAAGACATGGGTGGTGGGTCCATTTCAGGATTTTAATTGCTTTTGTTATGTTAGCTGCATTGTCAGTAACACAGCAAACCACTTTCTTTTCCACATCCCACTCTTTTGCCACTTTGAGCAGCTCTTCTGCTAAGTTCTCAGAAGTGTGTCTGTCACTGAACTCAAAACAATCCAGAAGACAGGATACCATTTTATAATTTTCAATAAAGTGACACGTAACTGACAAGAAGGATGTGGTGGTTTGGGATGTCCAGCTGTCAGTTGTTAGACACACTGCTGTGGCTTTTTTAACCCTCTCTTGCAGTGATGCACGTTCTCTTTCATATATGCCTGGGATGATTTTTTGGGAGAGAGCCTTCCTGCTTGCCTATTCATATTGTTTGTGGAGCCAGCTCTATATGAAATTCTTTTCTTGCAGACTCTACACTCTGCCTTTGTACTGTCAATAAAATTGAAGTGGTTCCagattttgcttgttttcttggttgcttcactcattttctttactgtacCTTTCTAAATTGACGACGTTGTCTCTTGTtgttgctctctttctctctctccctcctgctctgttcgtGTTCTACTGCTGctgtgagtgtaactaccgcccctcccccctctgcccagtgCTGAGCAGAGGCGGGAGGAGCACAAACGCACAGCTGTGTTTGcttccctcccccctctgctcagCGCAAACACAAGGCTCAGGTGTGGCATTAAGCGAAAAAGGTTAGTGAGAGggcaagagaaagaaaaaaaaaaaacccacgagCCGGCTCccgtcgttcacttcaaagagccggctctaagagccatttcgttcgcgaacgacccatcactagaaAAGAACTCATCATATTTTAGTAAGCTGGAAAAGTGTAGACAGCAGAGAAATCTAATCTCAAGCTTGTTGATAAATGGGACTGAATGTAAAGATTTCAGAAAGATTGAAAAGGAAGTCTTCACTTTTTATTCCAAATTGTACTCCTCAGAATATTCAGCAGCTGATTCTGATAGTTTCTTTGATAAGATTCATAATCTCATCCCATGTATTGACAAGCCTTTCAAAGATCTGTGGGATTCAGAGTTTA belongs to Maylandia zebra isolate NMK-2024a unplaced genomic scaffold, Mzebra_GT3a scaffold03, whole genome shotgun sequence and includes:
- the LOC143415763 gene encoding zinc finger BED domain-containing protein 4-like, whose amino-acid sequence is MKPAVDKVKAIVEFFHRSTTATHKLKSTQQQMGMPELKLKQECITRWNSTFHMLKRILESKDAVISTLAVINAPVDPLSHEEWEVLQQACTVLEPFEQVTVEISADSHVTASKMLILCKGLQRVTAEHQTRVTTGKVKELVDALCASMDRKFHRMEYNAVLSETTILDPRFKKLVFNDNRAVDEALQRITAAARSSQPTPLPGNQEGEEAEEDEQKEQQASAVWRFFEERANRDTTRRNPSADVILEVRSYIDEPLCQRSADPLSWWETKAYTYPRLTQVMTRRLCIVATSVPSERIFSKTGQIMNDRRNRISSSKLRHLIFLNANLSVN